A stretch of Gouania willdenowi chromosome 21, fGouWil2.1, whole genome shotgun sequence DNA encodes these proteins:
- the LOC114455245 gene encoding gap junction beta-6 protein-like, with amino-acid sequence MSWGALYAQLGGVNKHSTSLGKIWLSVLFIFRITILVLAAESVWGDEQSTFTCNTQQPGCKNVCYDHFFPVSHIRLWCLQLIFVSTPALLVAMHVAYRKREDKRTMLASNSTEKMTDLQLETLKGRRLPITGPLWWTYTCSLFFRLIFEGGFMYALYFVYDGFQMPRLVKCEQWPSPNKVDCFISRPTEKTVFTIFMVSSSAICMVLNVAELCYLVGKALMRCSA; translated from the coding sequence ATGAGTTGGGGTGCACTCTATGCCCAGCTCGGTGGAGTCAACAAACACTCCACGAGTCTAGGAAAGATCTGGCTCTCGGTCCTCTTCATCTTCCGGATCACCATCCTGGTTCTGGCCGCAGAGAGCGTTTGGGGAGATGAGCAGTCTACCTTCACCTGCAACACGCAGCAGCCTGGCTGCAAAAACGTCTGCTATGACCATTTCTTTCCTGTATCTCACATACGCCTGTGGTGCCTGCAGCTGATCTTTGTGTCTACTCCAGCTCTGCTGGTGGCCATGCATGTGGCCTACAGGAAGCGAGAAGATAAGAGGACCATGCTGGCCTCCAACAGCACTGAAAAGATGACAGACTTGCAGCTGGAGACGCTGAAGGGGAGGCGCCTACCCATTACTGGTCCTCTGTGGTGGACCTACACCTGCAGCTTGTTTTTTCGGCTCATCTTCGAGGGGGGGTTCATGTACGCCTTGTATTTTGTCTATGATGGCTTCCAGATGCCACGGCTGGTAAAGTGTGAGCAGTGGCCGTCTCCCAATAAGGTGGACTGCTTCATCTCCAGGCCGACGGAGAAAACTGTCTTTACTATCTTCATGGTGTCTTCGTCGGCCATCTGCATGGTGCTGAATGTAGCTGAGCTGTGTTACCTAGTCGGAAAGGCGTTGATGAGGTGCTCTGCATGA